The proteins below come from a single Halobacillus salinarum genomic window:
- a CDS encoding homoserine dehydrogenase yields MTVVKVALLGFGTVGQGVFEILENNKETLQKQIGAEVHMTSILVKNIDKQRNLPSSLRVTDRMEEVLQQNPDVIFEAINGEEPARKYINRALEKGVSIITANKEMFAKHGRSLLNTAEKNGTAIGYEATTASGTPIIGMISKLLQMNRITKVEAILNGTSNYILTHIQEEGMSFENALSLAQSKGFAEVDPSSDLKGIDAFYKLMILSELIYGTQPKWDQVSCDGISHLTSNDFKTAGRSGKRIKLLASLEQHNNQIIARVEPKALDSNHPLFSVNGVDNAIMVDGEFTGPLTLRGPGAGKLPTASAMVEDFITAMQTRPLLQTISI; encoded by the coding sequence GTGACTGTGGTTAAAGTTGCACTATTAGGCTTCGGGACGGTCGGTCAAGGAGTGTTTGAAATTCTGGAAAACAACAAAGAAACGCTCCAAAAGCAGATTGGTGCCGAAGTTCATATGACTTCCATTCTTGTCAAAAATATCGATAAACAAAGAAACCTCCCCTCCTCCCTGCGGGTCACGGACCGCATGGAAGAGGTTCTGCAGCAAAACCCAGATGTTATTTTTGAAGCGATTAATGGTGAAGAGCCGGCCCGTAAGTATATAAACCGTGCTTTGGAAAAAGGAGTTTCCATCATTACTGCAAATAAAGAGATGTTTGCTAAACATGGCAGGAGCTTATTAAATACAGCCGAAAAAAATGGAACAGCGATTGGCTACGAAGCCACTACAGCAAGTGGAACACCCATTATCGGCATGATTTCAAAGCTGCTTCAAATGAACCGCATTACAAAGGTCGAAGCGATTTTAAATGGGACGTCGAACTATATTTTAACTCATATCCAGGAGGAAGGCATGAGCTTTGAAAATGCCCTTTCTCTTGCCCAGTCCAAGGGCTTTGCAGAGGTGGATCCTTCCAGCGACTTAAAAGGCATTGATGCTTTTTATAAATTGATGATCTTAAGCGAGCTTATTTACGGTACGCAGCCGAAATGGGATCAAGTCTCCTGTGATGGCATTTCCCATCTAACGTCCAATGATTTTAAAACCGCCGGCCGATCTGGTAAACGAATTAAGCTGCTCGCTTCCTTGGAACAGCACAACAACCAGATCATTGCACGGGTAGAACCAAAAGCCCTTGATTCTAATCATCCTTTATTCAGCGTTAACGGTGTCGACAACGCCATAATGGTAGATGGAGAATTTACAGGTCCATTAACTTTAAGAGGACCCGGGGCCGGAAAGCTTCCTACCGCAAGTGCAATGGTTGAAGACTTCATCACAGCAATGCAGACCCGCCCTCTGCTTCAAACGATTTCAATATGA
- a CDS encoding RQC-minor-2 family DNA-binding protein, producing MGLPERITYQDERYPLIVLAPVGKKHKHIRSIGHKTERGLLSRLNDAIKEQVDSHSLDLSQLQRYLNIEGAILPVPFLKEETVYPHFLRPELFLWNELPQEQGLPLIADYLYEIDFTQLSSEKLEQHLSEVLEDYLFLADIGKHSKDYWLKKIAEAFHRHPIVRLAHKKREVIAAVETMNQSALLSLLKYPEDIAFWRNRVDTVMRPFRSLPKDWMAKGKSSCPHEKHLQFDASTRTICCFCESCDFCLFYRVDEDQVDFTESHDIEKAKKRLTAIERQFNDIASQNHRLLKQINQLKALKKQLTVARKKLDESLTVTRQIERYKKKNSVFADYPILQMYDQLSKTELPDRKGASLLVWLAGVELCDVNMIKKLPQWLQYVPENVYPLTSHILEELYHRLEEVRYGEEDIIITIKGRPLTYAYTQQILDLVHYYGSQYPAHTLVQMLAGKPTNKLRTLHLHETRWFGLLADWPEKYIQKLFNQLEKQGWLMKQQKGYSVSDFAEEVM from the coding sequence ATGGGACTGCCAGAGAGGATTACTTATCAGGATGAACGTTACCCGTTGATCGTACTTGCGCCGGTCGGGAAAAAGCATAAGCATATCCGGTCCATCGGACATAAGACTGAACGGGGGTTATTATCCCGTTTAAATGACGCTATTAAAGAACAGGTGGATTCTCATTCGTTAGATCTTTCACAGCTGCAGCGCTATTTAAATATTGAAGGTGCCATTTTACCTGTACCTTTTCTAAAGGAAGAAACGGTATACCCCCATTTTCTCCGTCCAGAGTTATTTTTATGGAATGAATTACCTCAAGAACAAGGACTGCCGCTCATCGCGGATTACTTATATGAAATTGATTTCACCCAGCTTTCTTCTGAAAAACTTGAACAGCATCTCTCCGAAGTTCTCGAAGACTACTTGTTTCTTGCGGATATAGGAAAGCATTCAAAAGATTATTGGTTGAAAAAAATTGCCGAAGCTTTTCACCGTCATCCCATTGTCCGCCTTGCCCACAAGAAAAGAGAAGTAATTGCCGCAGTGGAAACGATGAATCAGTCAGCTCTGTTGTCTTTGCTTAAATATCCAGAAGACATCGCTTTCTGGAGGAACCGGGTGGATACAGTAATGCGTCCATTCCGGTCACTTCCTAAAGATTGGATGGCCAAAGGTAAATCCAGCTGCCCTCATGAAAAACATTTACAGTTTGATGCTTCCACCCGCACGATCTGCTGTTTTTGCGAGTCCTGCGATTTTTGCCTATTCTACCGTGTCGACGAGGATCAAGTTGACTTTACTGAGAGTCATGACATCGAAAAAGCTAAAAAGAGGCTGACAGCTATCGAGCGGCAATTTAATGATATCGCAAGCCAAAATCATCGCTTGTTGAAACAAATCAATCAATTAAAGGCATTAAAAAAACAACTCACCGTTGCCAGAAAAAAATTAGATGAGAGTTTAACCGTAACGAGGCAGATCGAAAGGTATAAGAAGAAAAATTCAGTTTTTGCCGATTACCCCATTCTTCAAATGTATGACCAATTATCAAAAACAGAACTGCCGGACCGTAAAGGCGCTTCATTGCTAGTGTGGCTGGCTGGTGTCGAATTGTGTGATGTGAATATGATAAAGAAGCTTCCTCAATGGCTCCAGTATGTTCCGGAAAATGTTTATCCGTTGACGAGCCACATCCTTGAAGAGCTTTATCACAGATTGGAAGAAGTGCGTTATGGGGAAGAAGACATTATTATTACGATCAAAGGCCGCCCATTAACCTATGCCTATACTCAGCAAATTCTAGATTTAGTTCATTATTATGGATCACAATACCCCGCTCACACCCTTGTACAGATGCTGGCAGGAAAACCTACGAACAAGCTGAGAACGCTCCATTTACACGAAACTCGATGGTTTGGGCTGCTGGCAGACTGGCCGGAGAAGTATATTCAAAAGTTGTTTAACCAGCTGGAGAAACAAGGCTGGTTAATGAAACAGCAAAAAGGATACTCAGTCAGTGACTTTGCTGAAGAAGTCATGTAA
- a CDS encoding DUF4166 domain-containing protein has product MTSIFHRALGEQFYQLHPEIQKKYGLTSKQNIMTLGQGRMTEIRGTPAALKPLLYVSSYDHIGFAERGKNIPFTMENYAYQDELGRETVSWVRRFFFPYAIRGHDAAMYFDERAGGIVYSLGKSGAVSSPLYVEATPKGGLFMQSEQLTFKEKYRLPKLTTSVYEHYDEEVQAYRVHMHAEHHLLGTMLMYEGHIYTEFLPMTYNNIPDRGIFV; this is encoded by the coding sequence GTGACATCTATTTTTCACCGGGCACTTGGAGAGCAATTTTATCAACTTCACCCGGAAATACAAAAAAAGTACGGGTTAACAAGCAAACAAAATATAATGACACTCGGGCAAGGGAGAATGACCGAAATTAGAGGAACGCCAGCTGCGTTAAAACCTTTATTATACGTCTCTTCTTATGATCACATCGGTTTCGCAGAGCGAGGAAAGAACATTCCTTTTACTATGGAGAATTATGCTTACCAGGATGAGCTTGGAAGAGAGACGGTAAGCTGGGTGAGGCGTTTTTTCTTTCCATATGCTATTCGAGGTCATGACGCCGCTATGTATTTTGACGAAAGGGCCGGCGGAATTGTGTACAGTCTTGGAAAATCAGGGGCTGTTTCCAGTCCGCTTTATGTGGAGGCGACACCAAAAGGCGGTTTATTTATGCAGTCTGAACAGCTTACTTTTAAAGAAAAATATCGATTGCCGAAATTAACAACTTCTGTCTATGAACATTATGATGAAGAGGTCCAAGCCTACAGGGTTCACATGCATGCAGAACATCATTTATTAGGGACAATGCTTATGTATGAAGGGCATATCTATACAGAATTTCTACCTATGACCTATAACAATATTCCGGATAGAGGCATTTTTGTATAA
- the kynA gene encoding tryptophan 2,3-dioxygenase, giving the protein MSDKTDEGVYTDFKDRMTYGEYLKLDELLSSQQRLSNHHDEMLFIIIHQVSELWMKLILHELRESTDAIRNGELQSAFKMLARVSNIQTQIIHAWDVLSTLTPAEYIQFRDALGQASGFQSYQYRMIEFALGYKTPHVLKIYQKEPNLHEELKEAYEAPSIYDVSIEKLVEAGFSINPQLVERDYTKPYQADESVAAAWEKVYRNVDLYWELYQLAEKLVDIEDSLQQWRFRHMKTVERIIGHKTGTGGSSGVGYLKNVLNHRFFPELWDVRTNL; this is encoded by the coding sequence ATGAGCGATAAAACTGATGAAGGTGTATACACAGACTTTAAAGATAGAATGACATACGGAGAGTATTTAAAGCTTGATGAATTGCTGTCCTCACAGCAAAGGTTGTCAAACCATCACGATGAAATGCTGTTTATTATCATCCATCAAGTCAGCGAACTGTGGATGAAATTAATTCTTCATGAATTAAGGGAGTCCACTGATGCGATCCGAAATGGAGAGCTTCAAAGTGCTTTTAAAATGCTCGCCAGAGTTTCCAACATCCAGACACAAATAATCCACGCCTGGGATGTGCTGTCCACATTAACTCCAGCTGAATATATTCAGTTCCGTGATGCATTAGGACAGGCATCAGGATTCCAATCCTACCAGTATCGAATGATAGAATTTGCACTGGGCTATAAAACTCCTCATGTGCTGAAGATTTATCAGAAGGAGCCCAACCTTCATGAAGAGTTAAAGGAAGCGTATGAAGCACCAAGTATCTATGATGTCTCAATAGAAAAGCTCGTCGAAGCGGGTTTCTCCATAAATCCGCAGTTAGTAGAAAGGGATTATACCAAACCGTATCAAGCAGATGAAAGTGTCGCAGCGGCCTGGGAAAAAGTTTATCGGAATGTTGATTTATATTGGGAGCTTTATCAACTTGCAGAAAAACTAGTAGACATTGAAGATAGCCTTCAACAGTGGCGTTTTAGACATATGAAAACGGTGGAGAGAATTATAGGGCATAAAACAGGCACAGGTGGTTCCTCAGGTGTTGGTTACTTGAAAAACGTGTTAAACCATCGCTTTTTTCCTGAACTGTGGGATGTCAGGACAAATTTATAA
- a CDS encoding polysaccharide deacetylase family protein, whose translation METDIEQFSDYQVTIHYPQTPNSQVNQTIIDYVNQRKNTFKKESFQASDVQKDNNPHELHVNFHVLYEDSNVFVVRFDERTEWGSSRSKKTMTMMNFDKTTGTQIKLTDLFKENDGISAFSKQAVQEAAKQLHSHKNALVNQLKSSLASNPENFEDFALTNNKVSIYLNDLDLPGNVPLEKLDIKKKQLKNVLDSAYLKESTPYKETTEKVETSKSKNNSADVKSQSQVLDNKDKVIALTFNDGPHPKVTTKILKTLTKYDAKATFFMIGQRAQYYPDVVREVYNQGSQIGNHTWDHSKASSLKAEELEEELSSTQDVIQKITGEAPQVMRFPFEVKPLKSIDTSLRLTPYNISVSDWQDQKPEEIAAEVTAKAKDGSIIMLHDLYPATAEAVEQIVPQLTKQGYRFVTIEELQQLQK comes from the coding sequence ATGGAAACGGATATTGAACAGTTTTCTGATTATCAGGTAACGATTCATTACCCGCAGACGCCTAACAGTCAAGTGAATCAAACGATTATTGATTATGTAAATCAGCGGAAAAATACCTTTAAAAAAGAAAGTTTTCAGGCATCCGATGTACAAAAGGATAATAATCCTCATGAGCTTCACGTGAATTTTCATGTGCTTTATGAAGATTCCAACGTGTTTGTAGTTCGCTTTGACGAAAGAACAGAGTGGGGGAGCAGTCGTTCTAAAAAGACTATGACGATGATGAATTTCGACAAAACGACTGGGACTCAGATTAAATTAACAGATTTATTTAAGGAAAACGACGGGATCTCAGCATTTTCAAAGCAGGCTGTTCAGGAAGCCGCAAAACAGCTCCATTCACATAAAAACGCTTTAGTAAATCAATTGAAGAGTTCACTTGCTTCAAATCCAGAGAATTTTGAAGATTTTGCTCTGACAAACAATAAGGTATCCATTTATTTGAATGATTTGGATTTACCTGGAAACGTTCCCTTGGAAAAGCTGGATATCAAGAAAAAGCAGTTGAAAAACGTGTTGGATTCAGCTTATTTGAAAGAAAGTACTCCTTATAAAGAAACCACAGAAAAAGTAGAAACAAGCAAGAGTAAAAATAATTCTGCTGACGTTAAGAGTCAAAGTCAGGTACTGGATAACAAAGATAAAGTGATCGCCTTAACTTTTAACGATGGACCACATCCTAAAGTAACAACAAAAATCTTAAAAACCTTAACGAAATATGATGCGAAGGCGACGTTTTTCATGATAGGACAGCGTGCACAATATTATCCTGACGTAGTCCGTGAAGTATACAATCAAGGTAGTCAAATCGGCAATCACACATGGGATCATTCGAAGGCATCTTCACTAAAGGCTGAAGAGTTAGAAGAGGAATTATCTTCTACTCAAGATGTCATTCAGAAAATTACCGGGGAGGCACCCCAAGTGATGAGATTTCCTTTTGAGGTAAAACCTTTGAAGTCTATCGATACCTCTCTCCGGCTAACTCCCTATAATATATCAGTGAGCGACTGGCAGGATCAGAAACCCGAGGAGATTGCTGCAGAAGTTACAGCTAAGGCGAAAGATGGTTCAATTATTATGCTCCATGATCTTTATCCTGCTACTGCAGAAGCTGTGGAGCAAATTGTTCCACAGCTTACAAAACAAGGCTACCGCTTCGTAACCATTGAGGAATTACAACAACTACAAAAGTAA